A segment of the Candidatus Eisenbacteria bacterium genome:
ATGCCTTGGACACAAACGATTACTAAAACGATTGCGGCCCAGTTGGTAGAGCCGTACATTGAGCCTCCCTGTGATTGCCTTGTCACCAAGGCAGATTCTATCAAAGTGCTGTTAGATTTGGGATTCATCCCATACAAGAAAAGGGAAAGGCCCCCGCCTTGCGAGGGCCTCACCCGTAGCACATATGCTACCCAACACAAGTCTATTATCCCGCCGCACTCCTCAGAACACAATCAACAAACATACATACACTGGCGCTGAGCCGTGATTCAATCTCTGAATCCACCAATCGTTGACGCGCCTGCCCCGCGACTGTTCCAGTACATCGCCCGCTCAACCATTATAGGTCTGCCTGACGTTTGGCTGGCAACTAGAATAGCCGCTCGCCCACTCGATACTTCGTCATTCATATCGTAAGTCTTGCGTGAATTCGCTTCTATGGTGTCGGTGAAAGTGATGGGATAGCCCCCTCCAGAAGGGTAATACCTGACTTCGATATCCACATCAACATCGTTTGGATTCTGTACTAGAGTCCAAGTTTCACATCCGTTACTAGTATCACCATCGGGCAAGTAGAAGACAGTGTGCGGCGCATCAATCCCTATGGTCCCATGACAAGCTTCACCAAGAGAGGAATCAGATCCCCAGTACATCGCCCTTTCAGCGATTATCGGTTGAGAACCATGAATGCGCGTTGAGAAGTCCGTATTGGGTAGTGAATCATTTACTCGTATCGTCTTTCTTGAACTTGCCGGAATTGTGAAATCTGGCTGTTGCACTGGCCCCGATTCAGTCATGTATGTCACGGTGACATCCGATTCGGAGTCATTTGGATTCTGTATTAGGATGTACGTCGTGAATCCCCAATCAGTCGTTCCCTCGGCCAGATAATAGTCCTCGGACGCACTCATCGTTCCAATGGATCCATGACCCTCTCGGCGATTATTGCGGTACATTGATCTTTCAGGAATGATAGGAACATCGGAGACTATCATGATTGACGCATCTCTCTCGCCAATGTCATCAGCCATGTTAAAGGTTGCTCGTGAATTCGCAGCGATCTTCTTTGCCTTCATTACCGGCGAGTCGCCCTCAATCATGTAGGTAATACTGCAGTTCGCTTCTTGGCTCCCGGAGTTCTGTATCAGTAACCACGTCTCAAAACCCCAAGATGAGCTCCCCTCAGCCAAATACCAAGTCTTTGCATCACCAGTGCACCCAATGCTTGCATGGGTTTCAAATGAATTAGCGCCAGGCCCCGTCCATGTCATCGTCCTGTCAACTGCAATGGTTGTGGAGAGGTCCTCACACAATATCTCTGTCGAGAAGTCCTTCTCACCACCGAGTGCTTCGATTAGATAGTCATTCGTAAGCGTCGTTTGGCTCCTGGCTTCAAGGACTATCGTTTCCTCAACAACAGTTCCATTTGTTGGCAAGTACCTTGCCGTGACGGTCTTATTGGTTGTGTTGGGGTTCTCAATGTTGATTTCTGTCTGGAATCCCCACGCCGTTGATCCCTCTGCTAAATACCAGGACGGAAGTGATCCCTTTGACCACACCTGACATCCGGTATTTGGTGTGTAGTTTCCGGCGAATAGGTTATCCCCGCGCAGCGTCATCGCGGTAACCTGATCTCCAAGGGGCCGAGCGTTGTCCTTGATCCAATTGGCGCCGTCCCAGAACAGCACTTCGCCGCCAGCGTTGTTACCTGTTCCAGCGTAGAGCCGGCCCCGGAACACAACGAGTGCCCTGACTACCGAATTATCTTCGCTCCCAAGACCGTCCTGACCCACCTTAGTCCAGTCGCTGCCCCCTTTGTACTCCCATACCTGCCCACCAGTTCTCCAATTCATGGTTCCTGCGAAAAGAGAACCGGATGAGGAGTGAAGAGCCCAAGATCCATGGTTATACTTCGAGCCAAACCCCGAGGTGTTCACTTTGACCCACGGATTTGTTCCATCATATCTCCAGATCTCACAACCCGTGTCATCGTTATATACGCCTGCATAAAGGAAGCCTTCATGAACCGCCATGCTCGTTACGGCTATGTTCTCTGGGTTTCCGAATCCATCAACGTTTGCTTGAGCCCAGTTCGAGCCGTCGTAAGAAAAAACTCTCCCGACCCCCTCAGTGCCACAGTAGAGTTTTCCGTTATATACGGTCATACACCAGATAGTCCAGTTGTGTGGATCTCCCCAGCCCGGAGTATTAGCAAGTACCCAATCGATCGCCCCGCTTGGCCATGTGCGGACCTCGCTTCCAGATTCATTCTGGGTTCCGACGTAGAGATGACCGTTGTATTCGGCCAAAGCATAGCCCTTCCAGTTCTCGGGGTTGCCAAAGCCCTTTGACCC
Coding sequences within it:
- a CDS encoding PQQ-like beta-propeller repeat protein, producing MRHRNKQIVIAISFVCTIIASTCLYGMDAHASSTWVQVNKNGFGSGLSYIDCLFTSSIGRTYASSDGFFYEYSGGTSWRRKGSKGFGNPENWKGYALAEYNGHLYVGTQNESGSEVRTWPSGAIDWVLANTPGWGDPHNWTIWCMTVYNGKLYCGTEGVGRVFSYDGSNWAQANVDGFGNPENIAVTSMAVHEGFLYAGVYNDDTGCEIWRYDGTNPWVKVNTSGFGSKYNHGSWALHSSSGSLFAGTMNWRTGGQVWEYKGGSDWTKVGQDGLGSEDNSVVRALVVFRGRLYAGTGNNAGGEVLFWDGANWIKDNARPLGDQVTAMTLRGDNLFAGNYTPNTGCQVWSKGSLPSWYLAEGSTAWGFQTEINIENPNTTNKTVTARYLPTNGTVVEETIVLEARSQTTLTNDYLIEALGGEKDFSTEILCEDLSTTIAVDRTMTWTGPGANSFETHASIGCTGDAKTWYLAEGSSSWGFETWLLIQNSGSQEANCSITYMIEGDSPVMKAKKIAANSRATFNMADDIGERDASIMIVSDVPIIPERSMYRNNRREGHGSIGTMSASEDYYLAEGTTDWGFTTYILIQNPNDSESDVTVTYMTESGPVQQPDFTIPASSRKTIRVNDSLPNTDFSTRIHGSQPIIAERAMYWGSDSSLGEACHGTIGIDAPHTVFYLPDGDTSNGCETWTLVQNPNDVDVDIEVRYYPSGGGYPITFTDTIEANSRKTYDMNDEVSSGRAAILVASQTSGRPIMVERAMYWNSRGAGASTIGGFRD